The following proteins are encoded in a genomic region of Streptococcus gwangjuense:
- the hflX gene encoding GTPase HflX, with protein sequence MIETEKKEERVLLIGVELQGMDNFDLSMEELASLAKTAGAVVVDTYRQKREKYDSKTFVGSGKLEEIALMVDAEEITTVIVNNRLTPRQNVNLEEVLGVKVIDRMQLILDIFAMRARSHEGKLQVHLAQLKYLLPRLVGQGIMLSRQAGGIGSRGPGESQLELNRRSVRNQITDIERQLKVVEKNRATVREKRLESSTFKIGLIGYTNAGKSTIMNTLTSKTQYEADELFATLDATTKSIHLGGNLQVTLTDTVGFIQDLPTELVSSFKSTLEESKHVDLLVHVIDASNPYHEEHEKTVLSIMKDLDMEDIPRLTLYNKADLVEDFTPTQTPYALISAKSEDSRENLQALFLEKIKDIFESFTLRVPFSKSYKIHDLESVAILEERDYQEDGEVIRGYISEKNKWRLEEFYD encoded by the coding sequence ATGATTGAAACGGAGAAAAAAGAGGAACGAGTCCTGCTGATTGGAGTTGAACTCCAGGGCATGGATAATTTTGACCTCTCCATGGAAGAATTGGCCAGTCTAGCTAAGACTGCTGGAGCTGTCGTAGTTGATACTTACAGACAAAAACGTGAAAAGTATGATTCTAAGACCTTTGTTGGCTCTGGTAAGTTGGAAGAGATTGCGCTCATGGTAGATGCAGAAGAAATTACTACTGTCATTGTCAACAACCGTCTGACGCCAAGGCAAAATGTCAATTTAGAAGAAGTTCTGGGTGTTAAGGTCATTGACCGTATGCAGTTGATTTTGGATATCTTTGCTATGCGAGCTCGAAGCCATGAAGGAAAACTCCAAGTCCACCTAGCCCAGCTAAAATATCTCTTGCCCCGCTTGGTTGGTCAAGGGATCATGCTCAGCCGTCAGGCAGGGGGAATTGGTTCCCGTGGACCTGGTGAAAGCCAACTGGAGCTGAACCGTCGTAGTGTTCGCAATCAAATCACGGATATCGAGCGCCAACTCAAGGTGGTTGAGAAAAATCGGGCGACAGTCAGAGAAAAACGTCTGGAGTCCAGCACCTTTAAGATTGGTTTGATCGGTTATACAAATGCTGGGAAGTCAACGATCATGAACACTTTGACCAGTAAGACACAGTATGAGGCTGACGAGCTTTTTGCGACTCTAGATGCGACGACTAAGAGTATCCATCTGGGTGGAAATCTCCAAGTAACTTTGACTGATACCGTTGGATTTATCCAAGATTTGCCGACAGAGTTGGTGTCCAGCTTCAAGTCAACCTTGGAAGAAAGCAAGCATGTTGATCTTCTAGTGCATGTTATCGATGCCAGCAACCCTTACCACGAAGAGCATGAAAAAACAGTTCTGTCTATTATGAAAGATTTGGATATGGAGGACATTCCTCGCCTGACCCTTTATAATAAAGCGGATTTGGTAGAGGATTTCACGCCTACCCAAACACCTTATGCTCTGATTTCTGCTAAGTCTGAGGATAGTCGTGAGAACTTGCAGGCACTATTTTTAGAGAAAATCAAGGATATTTTTGAATCTTTTACCTTGCGCGTGCCTTTTTCTAAGTCCTACAAGATTCATGATTTAGAAAGTGTTGCGATTTTGGAAGAACGTGATTATCAGGAGGACGGCGAAGTGATTAGAGGCTACATTTCTGAGAAAAACAAATGGAGGTTAGAAGAATTTTATGACTGA
- the miaA gene encoding tRNA (adenosine(37)-N6)-dimethylallyltransferase MiaA, which produces MKTKIIVIVGPTAVGKTALAIEVAKRFNGEVVSGDSQQVYRGLDIGTAKASPEEQAAVPHHLIDVREVTESYSAFDFVSEAKMAIEDIHSRSKLAIIAGGTGLYIQSLLEGYHLGGETPHEEILAYRASLEPYTDEELAYLVEQAGLEIPQFNRRRAMRALEIAHFGQDLENQETLYEPLIICLDDERSQLYERINHRVDLMFEAGLLDEAKWLFDHYPDVQAAKGIGYKELFPYFRGEQTLEEVSESLKQATRRFAKRQLTWFRNRMQVTFYQIGEPGVEDRILSQIEEFLDD; this is translated from the coding sequence ATGAAAACAAAAATAATTGTGATTGTTGGACCGACTGCAGTTGGAAAGACGGCTCTAGCCATTGAAGTAGCCAAGCGTTTTAATGGCGAAGTGGTTAGTGGAGATAGCCAGCAAGTCTATCGAGGACTTGATATTGGGACGGCCAAGGCTAGTCCAGAAGAGCAGGCAGCTGTTCCTCATCATTTAATCGATGTTAGAGAGGTAACCGAGTCTTACTCGGCTTTTGATTTTGTTTCAGAAGCTAAGATGGCTATTGAGGATATTCACAGTCGTAGCAAGCTAGCCATTATCGCTGGTGGGACTGGACTGTATATCCAGAGCTTGTTAGAAGGCTACCATTTAGGTGGGGAGACTCCCCATGAGGAAATTTTGGCCTATCGGGCTAGTTTAGAGCCCTATACAGATGAGGAACTAGCCTATCTTGTGGAGCAAGCTGGCCTTGAGATTCCCCAGTTTAATCGTCGTCGTGCTATGCGTGCCTTGGAAATTGCCCATTTTGGTCAGGATTTGGAAAATCAAGAGACCTTGTATGAACCATTGATTATCTGCTTAGATGATGAACGCAGTCAATTATATGAACGAATCAATCATCGAGTGGATTTGATGTTTGAGGCTGGGCTTTTGGATGAGGCCAAGTGGCTTTTTGACCATTACCCTGATGTGCAGGCTGCTAAAGGGATTGGTTACAAGGAACTCTTTCCTTACTTCCGTGGCGAGCAGACCTTGGAAGAAGTTAGTGAGAGTCTCAAACAGGCTACTCGTCGTTTTGCCAAGCGTCAGCTGACCTGGTTCCGTAATCGCATGCAGGTCACTTTTTATCAGATAGGAGAGCCTGGCGTGGAGGACCGCATTTTAAGCCAGATAGAGGAGTTTTTAGATGATTGA
- a CDS encoding DUF3042 family protein codes for MAKGFAKGLVTGVAGTVAAVAGAVYAFKKKVIEPEEQKAAFIEENRKKAARRRVSR; via the coding sequence ATGGCTAAAGGATTCGCTAAAGGTCTTGTAACAGGTGTCGCAGGAACTGTCGCTGCAGTCGCAGGTGCAGTATACGCATTTAAAAAGAAAGTAATCGAACCAGAAGAGCAAAAAGCTGCTTTCATCGAAGAAAACCGTAAAAAAGCAGCTCGCCGCCGCGTATCACGTTAA
- a CDS encoding thymidylate synthase gives MTKADTIFKENIERILKDGVFSEQARPKYKDGTVANSKYVTGAFAEYDLAKGEFPITTLRPIAIKSAIKEVLWIYQDQSNSLEVLNSKYNVHYWNDWEVGDTGTIGERYGAVVKKHDIINKLLKQLEANPWNRRNIISLWDYQAFDETDGLLPCAFQTMFDVRRVDGEIYLDATLTQRSNDMLVAHHINAMQYVALQMMIAKHFGWKVGKFFYFINNLHIYDNQFEQAQELLRREPSNCQPRLVLNVPDKTNFFDIKAEDFELVDYDPVKPQLKFDLAI, from the coding sequence ATGACAAAAGCAGATACGATTTTTAAAGAGAATATTGAACGAATCCTCAAAGATGGTGTCTTTTCTGAACAAGCACGCCCCAAGTACAAGGATGGGACAGTTGCCAACTCCAAGTATGTAACGGGTGCATTTGCCGAGTATGACTTGGCAAAGGGGGAATTCCCCATTACAACCTTGCGTCCTATTGCCATCAAATCCGCCATCAAGGAAGTGCTCTGGATTTACCAAGATCAGTCTAATAGCTTAGAAGTGCTGAATAGCAAGTACAATGTTCACTACTGGAATGACTGGGAAGTGGGAGATACGGGAACTATTGGTGAGCGTTACGGGGCAGTCGTTAAGAAACACGATATTATCAATAAGCTTCTCAAGCAGTTGGAAGCTAATCCTTGGAACCGTCGCAACATTATCTCCCTTTGGGATTACCAAGCTTTTGATGAGACGGACGGCCTCCTCCCATGCGCCTTTCAGACCATGTTTGATGTCCGCCGTGTAGATGGAGAAATCTATCTGGATGCGACCTTGACCCAGCGTTCGAATGACATGTTGGTGGCCCACCACATCAATGCTATGCAGTATGTAGCTCTTCAAATGATGATTGCCAAGCATTTTGGCTGGAAGGTTGGGAAGTTCTTCTACTTCATCAACAACCTCCATATCTATGATAATCAATTTGAACAAGCTCAGGAATTGCTCCGTCGTGAGCCATCAAACTGCCAACCACGTTTGGTCTTGAATGTACCAGACAAAACCAACTTCTTTGATATCAAAGCGGAAGATTTTGAGTTGGTGGATTATGACCCTGTCAAGCCACAGTTGAAGTTTGACCTAGCTATTTAA
- a CDS encoding HD domain-containing protein produces the protein MNKSEQSMFELALSIAKKAYEGQYDKAGVVYIKHPLFVASLVDTQEEKAVALLHDVLEDSPYTAEELILAGLPETVVTAVQVLTKKKGQDYQQYLELVKSNPIARCVKLADLKHNSDLSRLATITEKDLERFEKYKKAIDYLSM, from the coding sequence ATGAATAAGTCAGAACAATCCATGTTTGAATTGGCTTTGTCCATTGCAAAAAAAGCATATGAGGGACAATATGATAAGGCTGGAGTAGTTTATATCAAACACCCTCTTTTTGTAGCAAGTCTGGTCGATACGCAAGAAGAAAAGGCAGTCGCTCTATTGCACGATGTTCTTGAAGATAGCCCTTATACAGCAGAAGAACTAATATTAGCTGGTTTACCAGAGACTGTTGTTACTGCAGTGCAGGTACTGACCAAGAAAAAGGGACAAGATTACCAACAATATTTGGAACTTGTTAAATCGAATCCTATAGCACGTTGTGTCAAATTAGCAGATTTGAAACATAATTCAGATTTATCTAGACTAGCTACAATTACTGAAAAGGATCTGGAACGATTTGAAAAATACAAGAAAGCTATTGATTATCTGAGCATGTAG
- a CDS encoding ROK family glucokinase, whose protein sequence is MSQKIIGIDLGGTSIKFAILTTAGEIQEKWSIKTNILDEGSHIVDDMIESIQHRLDLLGLTAADFQGIGMGSPGVVDREKGTVIGAYNLNWKTLQPIKEKIEKALGIPFFIDNDANVAALGERWMGAGDNQPDVVFMTLGTGVGGGIVAEGKLLHGVAGAAGELGHITVDFDQPIACTCGKKGCLETVASATGIVNLTRRYADEYEGDAALKRLIDNGEEVTAKTVFDLAKEGDDLALIVYRNFSRYLGIACANIGSILNPSTIVIGGGVSAAGEFLLQGVQKVYDENTFPQVRTTTKLALATLGNDAGVIGAASLVLQ, encoded by the coding sequence ATGAGTCAAAAGATTATTGGGATTGACCTTGGTGGAACTTCTATCAAATTTGCAATCTTGACAACAGCAGGAGAAATCCAAGAAAAATGGTCTATCAAGACCAACATTTTGGATGAGGGAAGTCATATCGTAGATGATATGATTGAGTCTATTCAACATCGTTTGGACTTGCTTGGATTGACAGCAGCAGACTTCCAAGGTATTGGAATGGGATCACCTGGTGTGGTTGACCGTGAAAAAGGAACTGTTATTGGTGCCTACAACCTCAACTGGAAAACCCTTCAACCAATCAAAGAAAAGATTGAAAAAGCCTTGGGCATTCCTTTCTTCATCGATAATGATGCCAACGTAGCTGCTCTTGGTGAGCGCTGGATGGGTGCTGGAGATAACCAACCAGACGTTGTCTTTATGACACTCGGTACTGGTGTTGGTGGCGGTATCGTTGCAGAAGGCAAATTGCTTCACGGTGTTGCTGGTGCAGCAGGTGAGCTTGGCCACATCACTGTTGACTTTGACCAACCAATCGCATGTACCTGTGGTAAGAAAGGCTGTCTTGAGACAGTCGCTTCTGCAACAGGGATTGTCAACTTGACTCGTCGCTATGCCGATGAATACGAAGGCGATGCAGCCTTGAAACGCTTGATTGATAACGGAGAAGAAGTAACTGCTAAGACTGTCTTTGACCTTGCAAAAGAAGGAGACGACCTTGCTTTGATCGTTTATCGTAACTTCTCACGTTACTTGGGAATCGCTTGTGCCAACATTGGTTCAATCCTAAACCCATCAACAATCGTTATCGGTGGCGGTGTGTCAGCTGCAGGAGAATTCCTTCTACAAGGTGTTCAAAAGGTTTACGACGAAAATACCTTCCCACAAGTACGCACAACAACTAAATTGGCTCTTGCAACTCTAGGAAATGACGCTGGAGTTATTGGAGCAGCATCACTTGTATTGCAATAA
- a CDS encoding Ltp family lipoprotein, with translation MVTSLAATTLALVSLSDTMGMLPFSSQKVSAQEKDASKNGKIVKENTKPAPKPALKPAPKPAPKPAPKPAPKPAPKPAPKPAPKPAPKPAPKPAPKPTPKPAPKPTPKPAPKPTPKPAPKPTLKPAPKPAPKPAPKPAPKPAPKPAPKPAPKPTPKPAPKPTPKPAPKPTPKPAPKPTLKPAPKPAPKPAPKPAPKPAPKPAPKPAPKPAPKPAPKPAPKPAPKPAPKPAPKPAPKPAPKPALKPAPKPAPKPAPKPAPKPAPKPAPKPASKSAPKPAPKPAPKPKETTPKQDKSKSKVQTGWVGNYYLKSDGKRAKNEWVDGGRYYVDSDGKKVKSDWIYDKKHGSYYYLTAEGSSARNKWIGNSYLKSDGKMAKNEWVDGGRYYVDSKGYMVRDKWVDGGRYYVGYDGVRQPKPADGNQYNAALEKAKSYNSWANMSKKALYEQLTWHGFSSSAVQYAIDHLNADYKANALAKAREYRKYSNISKTEIYDRLTSSWFGKFTKEEANYAIQKLNLPSEGSHVRNKWVGAYYYKSDGKMAKNEWVDGGRYYVDSKGYMVKDKWVDGGRYYVGYDGVRQPKPADGNQYNAALEKAKSYNSWANMSKKALYEQLTWHGFSSSAVQYAIDHLNADYKANALAKAREYRKYSNLSKTEIYERLTSPYFRKFTKEEANYAIQKLGDK, from the coding sequence TTGGTTACAAGTTTAGCAGCAACTACACTTGCACTTGTTTCTCTTTCAGATACAATGGGGATGTTGCCTTTCTCATCTCAGAAAGTATCTGCTCAAGAAAAAGATGCGTCTAAAAATGGTAAAATTGTAAAAGAGAATACAAAACCCGCACCAAAACCTGCGCTGAAGCCGGCACCAAAACCCGCACCAAAACCCGCGCCGAAGCCCGCACCAAAACCCGCACCAAAACCCGCGCCGAAGCCCGCACCAAAACCCGCACCAAAACCTGCGCCGAAGCCGGCACCAAAACCCACGCCGAAGCCGGCACCAAAACCCACGCCGAAGCCGGCACCAAAACCCACGCCGAAGCCAGCACCAAAACCCACGCTGAAGCCGGCACCAAAACCCGCGCCGAAGCCGGCACCGAAACCCGCGCCGAAGCCAGCACCAAAACCTGCGCCGAAGCCGGCACCAAAACCCACGCCGAAGCCGGCACCAAAACCCACGCCGAAGCCGGCACCAAAACCCACGCCGAAGCCAGCACCAAAACCCACGCTGAAGCCGGCACCAAAACCCGCGCCGAAGCCGGCACCGAAACCAGCGCCGAAGCCAGCACCAAAACCTGCGCCGAAGCCAGCACCAAAACCCGCGCCGAAACCGGCACCAAAACCCGCGCCGAAGCCGGCACCAAAACCCGCGCCGAAACCGGCACCAAAACCCGCGCCGAAGCCGGCACCAAAACCTGCGCTGAAGCCGGCACCGAAACCCGCGCCGAAGCCAGCACCAAAACCCGCACCAAAACCTGCGCCGAAGCCAGCACCAAAACCTGCGTCGAAGTCGGCACCAAAACCCGCGCCGAAGCCAGCACCGAAACCTAAAGAAACAACTCCTAAACAGGATAAATCAAAATCTAAAGTTCAGACTGGCTGGGTAGGAAATTACTACCTCAAATCAGATGGGAAGAGAGCTAAAAATGAATGGGTAGATGGTGGTCGTTATTATGTTGATTCTGATGGAAAAAAGGTTAAAAGTGACTGGATTTATGATAAAAAGCATGGTTCATATTATTATCTAACAGCAGAAGGAAGCTCTGCTCGCAATAAATGGATAGGAAATTCTTATCTCAAATCAGATGGGAAGATGGCCAAGAATGAATGGGTAGATGGCGGTCGTTACTATGTCGATTCTAAAGGTTATATGGTAAGGGATAAATGGGTAGATGGTGGCCGTTACTATGTAGGATACGATGGTGTGCGGCAACCAAAACCAGCAGATGGGAACCAGTACAATGCTGCTTTAGAAAAGGCAAAGAGTTATAATTCGTGGGCAAATATGTCAAAAAAAGCTCTCTATGAGCAATTAACGTGGCATGGTTTTTCAAGTTCAGCAGTGCAGTATGCCATCGATCACTTGAATGCAGATTACAAAGCAAATGCCTTAGCTAAAGCAAGAGAATACCGAAAATATAGTAATATCTCAAAAACTGAAATTTATGACAGGCTAACTTCTTCTTGGTTTGGAAAATTTACAAAAGAAGAAGCAAACTATGCCATTCAAAAACTTAATCTACCATCAGAAGGCAGCCATGTTCGCAATAAATGGGTAGGAGCTTATTATTATAAATCGGATGGAAAGATGGCCAAGAATGAATGGGTAGATGGCGGTCGTTACTATGTCGATTCTAAAGGTTATATGGTGAAGGATAAATGGGTAGATGGTGGCCGTTACTATGTAGGATACGATGGTGTGCGGCAACCAAAACCAGCAGATGGGAACCAGTACAATGCTGCTTTAGAAAAGGCAAAGAGTTATAATTCGTGGGCAAATATGTCAAAAAAAGCTCTCTATGAGCAATTAACGTGGCATGGTTTTTCAAGTTCAGCAGTGCAGTATGCCATCGATCACTTGAATGCAGATTATAAGGCAAATGCCTTAGCTAAAGCAAGAGAATATCGAAAATATAGTAATCTCTCAAAGACAGAAATTTATGAGAGGCTAACTTCTCCTTATTTTAGAAAATTTACCAAAGAAGAAGCCAACTATGCAATTCAAAAACTAGGGGATAAATAG
- the pabB gene encoding aminodeoxychorismate synthase component I has product MHRKTVIDFRALGERYIFTQPIKELKTRDLAEVADLLAQVESYQEQGYYVVGYVSYEAAPAFEEKLAVHKAPLLGEYLLFFTVHDRVETSPIPLTYDEVDLPSNWQEVTLAEDYEKAIAQIHHHLRQGDTYQVNYTVQLKQKLSANPFAIYNRMVVEQEAGYNAYVEHDEMAVISMSPELFFEQNDRELTTRPMKGTTQRGVTDHEDLEQSSWLEQDPKNRSENMMIVDLLRNDMNRISEVGSEHVERLCQVEQYSTVWQMTSTIKSRLRPDVDLVTIFRSLFPCGSITGAPKIATMEIIKELEPQPRGVYCGTIGLLLPNGRRIFNVAIRTIQLYQGKAIYGVGGGITWDSTWESEYREVHQKAAVLYRKQARFKLITTGKISQKNLLFEEQHLERLRIASRYFAFPFDPEILRQKIEAECQACDANQDYRLRISLNKSGEIEVDRQVLEPLSPTFCQAKLCLQEANLQQAFTYFKTTYRSHLNLGKHEKIYHNTRGELLETSIGNLVLKIAGKLYTPPIRLGILPGIYRQHLLETGQLEEKVLTFADIDQAEAIYGCNAVRDLYELQVIGL; this is encoded by the coding sequence ATGCATAGAAAAACAGTAATTGATTTTAGGGCTTTGGGGGAAAGATACATCTTTACCCAGCCTATCAAAGAGTTAAAAACGAGAGATTTGGCAGAAGTGGCAGACTTGCTGGCACAAGTGGAAAGTTACCAAGAGCAGGGCTACTATGTGGTGGGCTATGTCAGCTACGAGGCTGCACCTGCTTTTGAGGAGAAATTAGCAGTTCATAAAGCGCCTTTACTGGGAGAATACCTGCTATTTTTTACCGTTCATGATAGGGTAGAAACATCCCCTATTCCTCTGACTTATGATGAGGTTGATTTGCCCTCAAATTGGCAGGAAGTAACGCTTGCAGAGGATTATGAAAAGGCGATTGCACAGATACATCATCATTTGCGGCAGGGGGACACCTATCAGGTCAACTACACCGTCCAACTCAAGCAAAAATTAAGTGCCAATCCTTTTGCCATTTACAATCGCATGGTGGTAGAGCAGGAGGCGGGCTACAATGCCTATGTTGAACATGATGAAATGGCAGTGATTTCCATGAGTCCAGAACTCTTTTTTGAGCAAAATGACCGTGAGTTGACAACGCGACCAATGAAGGGAACGACTCAGCGTGGGGTAACTGACCATGAAGACTTAGAGCAGTCTAGTTGGTTGGAGCAGGATCCTAAAAATCGCTCTGAAAATATGATGATTGTGGACCTCTTGCGCAATGATATGAATCGTATTTCTGAAGTGGGCAGTGAGCATGTGGAGCGTCTGTGTCAGGTAGAGCAGTATTCAACTGTTTGGCAGATGACTTCGACCATCAAGAGTCGGTTGCGACCAGATGTGGACTTGGTTACCATTTTTCGCTCTCTCTTTCCTTGTGGATCCATCACAGGAGCTCCTAAGATAGCGACTATGGAAATTATTAAGGAGTTGGAACCACAACCGCGTGGAGTCTACTGTGGAACGATTGGTCTCTTGCTTCCAAATGGACGACGGATTTTTAATGTTGCTATCCGGACTATTCAACTGTATCAAGGGAAAGCCATCTATGGAGTTGGCGGAGGCATTACTTGGGATAGCACTTGGGAGTCTGAATACCGCGAGGTTCATCAAAAGGCAGCTGTTCTCTATCGTAAACAAGCTCGTTTCAAACTGATTACTACAGGGAAAATCAGCCAGAAGAACTTGTTGTTTGAAGAACAACATCTGGAAAGACTGAGAATAGCTAGTCGGTATTTTGCTTTTCCTTTTGACCCAGAAATTTTGAGACAAAAGATTGAAGCAGAGTGTCAGGCTTGTGATGCTAATCAAGATTACCGCTTGCGAATTTCTCTCAACAAGTCTGGAGAGATAGAAGTCGATCGTCAAGTATTGGAACCTCTCAGTCCGACCTTCTGTCAAGCAAAACTTTGCCTTCAGGAAGCAAATTTGCAACAAGCCTTTACCTACTTTAAAACCACTTACCGATCGCATTTGAATTTAGGAAAACACGAGAAGATTTACCATAATACAAGAGGAGAATTACTTGAAACCTCTATTGGAAATTTGGTTCTGAAAATTGCCGGGAAACTTTACACGCCACCTATCCGACTTGGAATCTTGCCAGGAATTTATCGTCAGCATTTGTTAGAAACAGGACAGCTAGAAGAGAAAGTCTTGACCTTTGCAGACATAGACCAAGCTGAAGCTATTTACGGCTGTAATGCAGTGAGAGATTTGTATGAGTTGCAAGTGATAGGATTGTGA